The Engystomops pustulosus chromosome 4, aEngPut4.maternal, whole genome shotgun sequence genome contains a region encoding:
- the ATP6V1F gene encoding V-type proton ATPase subunit F encodes MAGLVRGKLIAVIGDEDTCTGFLLGGIGELNKNRKPNFLVVEKETSVTEIEETFRSFLQRDDIGIILINQFIAEMIRHAIDAHNLSIPAVLEIPSKEHPYDANKDSILRRAKGMFTSDDLR; translated from the exons ATGGCGGGCCTGGTACGTGGTAAGCTGATCGCAGTGATCGGGGATGAGGACACCTGCACCGGATTCCTGCTGGGAGGGATTGGAGAACTGAACAAGAACCGTAAGCCAAATTTCCTGGTTGTGGAGAAGGAGACGAGTGTTACGGAGATTGAGGAGACCTTCAG GAGTTTTCTTCAGCGTGATGATATTGGCATTATACTGATCAACCAGTTTATTGCTGAGATGATCCGGCACGCTATTGATGCACATAACCTCTCCATTCCCGCTGTGCTTGAAATCCCATCTAAGGAGCACCCCTATGACGCCAACAAGGACTCTATACTGCGCAGAGCCAAGGGCATGTTCACCTCGGATGACTTGCGATAA